One genomic region from Pseudomonas sp. R5-89-07 encodes:
- a CDS encoding CoA transferase subunit A has translation MAEILTLRDAVKRFVNDGDTVALEGFTHLIPTAAGHEIIRQGKKDLTLVRMTPDLIYDQLIGAGCARKLIFSWGGNPGVGSLHRLRDAVEKHWPQPLEIEEHSHADLANAYVAGASGLPFAVLRAYAGSDLPKVNPLIKTVTCPFTGEVLAAVPSVRPDVTVIHAQKADRKGNVLLWGILGVQKEAALAAQRCIVTVEEIVDDLKAPMNSCVLPTWALTAVCHVPGGAHPSYAHGYNERDNRFYQAWDPIARDRETFTAWIDEYIHGTADFREFQAKLAAAQEAK, from the coding sequence ATGGCGGAAATTCTCACCCTGCGTGATGCGGTCAAGCGCTTCGTGAACGACGGCGATACCGTCGCCCTCGAAGGCTTTACTCACCTGATCCCTACGGCCGCAGGTCATGAAATCATTCGTCAGGGCAAGAAAGACCTGACGCTGGTGCGCATGACGCCTGACCTGATCTACGACCAGTTGATCGGTGCCGGCTGTGCGCGCAAGTTGATTTTCTCCTGGGGCGGCAACCCTGGCGTGGGCTCCTTGCATCGCCTGCGCGACGCCGTGGAAAAACACTGGCCGCAGCCGCTGGAGATCGAAGAACACAGCCATGCCGACCTGGCCAATGCCTACGTCGCCGGCGCCTCTGGCCTGCCGTTTGCGGTGCTGCGTGCCTACGCCGGTTCCGACTTGCCCAAGGTCAACCCGCTGATCAAGACCGTCACCTGCCCGTTCACGGGTGAGGTGTTGGCAGCCGTACCGTCGGTACGCCCGGATGTCACGGTGATCCATGCGCAGAAGGCCGACCGCAAGGGCAACGTGCTGCTCTGGGGCATTCTCGGGGTGCAGAAGGAGGCGGCCCTGGCGGCTCAGCGCTGCATCGTCACCGTCGAGGAAATCGTCGATGACCTGAAGGCGCCCATGAACAGTTGTGTGCTGCCGACCTGGGCCTTGACTGCAGTGTGCCATGTGCCCGGTGGTGCGCACCCGTCCTACGCCCATGGCTATAACGAACGTGACAACCGTTTCTACCAGGCGTGGGACCCAATCGCCCGCGACCGTGAGACGTTTACCGCCTGGATCGACGAATACATCCATGGCACCGCCGACTTCCGTGAATTCCAGGCCAAGCTGGCCGCCGCGCAGGAGGCCAAGTAA
- a CDS encoding CoA-transferase subunit beta, with amino-acid sequence MAYSTNEMMTVAAARRLKNGSVCFVGIGLPSKAANLARLTSSPDVVLIYESGPIGAKPSVLPLSIGDGELAETADTVVPTGEIFRYWLQGGRIDVGFLGAAQVDRFGNINTTVVGDYHQPKVRLPGAGGAPEIAGSAKSVLIILKQSSRSFVDKLDFITSVGHGEGGDSRKRLGLPGAGPVGIITDLCIMEPEEGTHEFVVTALHPGVTREQVIAATGWAIRFADQVEITAEPTEVELNALRDLEARTAAAHGQAPGEA; translated from the coding sequence ATGGCTTACTCCACCAATGAAATGATGACCGTCGCCGCCGCGCGCCGCCTCAAGAATGGCTCGGTGTGCTTCGTCGGCATCGGCCTGCCGTCCAAGGCGGCCAACCTGGCGCGCCTGACCTCGTCGCCTGACGTGGTGCTGATCTACGAGTCCGGCCCGATTGGCGCCAAGCCATCGGTGCTGCCGCTGTCCATTGGTGACGGTGAGTTGGCGGAAACCGCCGATACCGTGGTGCCCACCGGCGAGATCTTCCGTTACTGGCTGCAAGGTGGACGCATCGACGTCGGCTTTCTCGGCGCGGCGCAAGTGGACCGCTTCGGCAACATCAACACCACCGTGGTCGGCGACTATCACCAGCCCAAGGTACGTTTGCCGGGTGCCGGCGGCGCGCCGGAGATCGCAGGGTCCGCCAAGAGCGTGTTGATCATCCTTAAACAGTCGTCCCGTTCGTTTGTCGACAAGCTGGATTTCATCACCTCGGTCGGCCACGGCGAAGGCGGCGATTCGCGTAAGCGCCTGGGTCTGCCGGGCGCCGGTCCCGTCGGCATCATCACCGACCTGTGCATCATGGAGCCGGAGGAGGGCACCCATGAGTTCGTGGTCACCGCGTTGCACCCCGGCGTGACCCGTGAGCAGGTAATAGCGGCGACCGGTTGGGCAATCCGCTTTGCCGACCAGGTCGAGATCACCGCCGAACCGACCGAGGTTGAGCTCAACGCCCTGCGTGACCTTGAGGCACGCACCGCAGCCGCCCACGGCCAAGCACCCGGAGAAGCCTGA
- the pcaF gene encoding 3-oxoadipyl-CoA thiolase, producing MMRDVFICDAIRTPIGRFGGGLSTVRADDLAALPIKALMERNPTVDWNAVDEVFLGCANQAGEDNRNVARMALLLAGLPESVPGVTLNRLCASGMDAIGTAFRAIASGEMELAIAGGVESMSRAPFVMGKADAAFSRNMKLEDTTIGWRFINPLMKAQYGVDAMPQTADNVADDYAISRADQDAFALRSQQRTAAAQASGFFAEEIVPVRVAHKKGEILVEQDEHPRDTTLEALANLKPVNGPDKTVTAGNASGVNDGAAALILASGEAVKQHGLTARARVLGMASAGVAPRVMGIGPVPAVRKLVERLGLAVTDFDVIELNEAFASQGLAVLRELGLADDAPQVNPNGGAIALGHPLGMSGARLVLTALHQLEKTGGRKGLATMCVGVGQGLALAIERI from the coding sequence CTGATGCGCGATGTGTTTATCTGTGATGCCATTCGAACGCCCATCGGCCGTTTCGGCGGTGGCCTGTCCACGGTGCGCGCCGATGACCTCGCCGCGTTGCCGATCAAGGCACTGATGGAGCGCAACCCGACGGTGGATTGGAACGCGGTTGATGAAGTGTTCCTTGGCTGCGCCAACCAGGCCGGCGAAGACAACCGCAACGTGGCGCGCATGGCGCTGCTGCTGGCGGGCCTGCCGGAAAGCGTTCCCGGCGTGACCCTCAACCGCCTGTGCGCTTCGGGTATGGATGCTATCGGCACGGCCTTTCGCGCGATTGCCAGCGGCGAAATGGAGTTGGCGATTGCCGGTGGCGTCGAGTCGATGTCCCGTGCGCCGTTCGTGATGGGCAAGGCCGATGCCGCGTTTTCGCGCAACATGAAGCTCGAAGACACCACCATTGGCTGGCGCTTTATCAACCCGTTGATGAAAGCCCAGTATGGCGTGGACGCGATGCCGCAGACCGCCGATAACGTCGCCGACGACTACGCCATCTCCCGCGCCGACCAAGACGCGTTTGCCCTGCGCAGCCAGCAACGCACCGCTGCTGCCCAGGCCTCCGGCTTCTTCGCCGAAGAAATCGTGCCGGTGCGGGTCGCGCATAAAAAAGGCGAGATCCTGGTGGAGCAGGACGAGCATCCCCGGGACACCACCCTGGAAGCACTGGCCAATCTAAAACCGGTGAACGGTCCGGACAAGACCGTTACCGCCGGCAATGCCTCGGGGGTCAACGACGGTGCTGCTGCGCTGATCCTTGCCTCTGGCGAAGCCGTGAAGCAACACGGCCTCACCGCCCGCGCGCGGGTATTGGGCATGGCCAGTGCCGGTGTCGCGCCGCGTGTGATGGGGATCGGCCCGGTGCCGGCGGTGCGCAAGCTGGTGGAGCGCTTAGGCCTGGCAGTTACTGATTTTGACGTGATCGAACTCAACGAAGCGTTCGCCAGCCAAGGCCTGGCGGTGCTGCGCGAGCTGGGCCTGGCCGACGATGCGCCCCAGGTCAACCCCAACGGTGGCGCCATCGCCCTGGGCCATCCGCTGGGCATGAGCGGTGCGCGGCTGGTACTGACCGCCCTGCATCAGCTGGAAAAAACCGGCGGGCGCAAAGGCCTGGCGACCATGTGTGTAGGCGTTGGCCAAGGCCTGGCCTTGGCCATTGAACGCATCTGA
- the pcaH gene encoding protocatechuate 3,4-dioxygenase subunit beta, giving the protein MSDKPGYRRPQAGTQPDYLHPAYQSTNLRSPSQPLVFLPHSLSEITGPTIGAERINAKDNDLTAQHEGEPQGERIIIHGRVLDENGLPVPGILVEIWQANAAGRYNHKRDLHDAPLDPNFTGTGRTVTDAEGWYQFQTIKPGAYPWGNHHNAWRPAHIHFSLFGPSVLTRLVTQMYFPGDPLLEYDPIYNCVPDTSAKQRLIASFDLEKTIPSYALGYRWDIVLRGRDATPMEK; this is encoded by the coding sequence ATGAGTGACAAGCCCGGTTACCGGCGCCCGCAAGCGGGCACTCAACCTGATTACCTGCACCCGGCCTACCAGTCGACGAACTTGCGCTCGCCGTCCCAGCCGTTGGTGTTCCTGCCCCATTCCTTGTCGGAAATCACCGGCCCGACCATCGGAGCCGAGCGGATCAACGCCAAGGACAACGACCTCACCGCCCAGCATGAAGGCGAGCCCCAGGGCGAACGCATCATCATTCACGGGCGCGTACTGGACGAAAACGGCCTGCCGGTGCCCGGCATCCTGGTGGAGATCTGGCAGGCCAACGCCGCCGGTCGCTACAACCACAAGCGCGACCTGCATGACGCGCCGCTGGACCCGAACTTCACCGGTACCGGGCGCACCGTCACCGACGCCGAGGGCTGGTACCAGTTTCAGACCATCAAGCCCGGCGCCTACCCGTGGGGCAATCACCACAACGCCTGGCGCCCGGCGCATATCCACTTTTCGCTGTTCGGCCCGAGTGTGCTGACGCGGCTGGTCACGCAAATGTACTTCCCCGGCGACCCGCTGCTCGAATACGACCCGATCTACAACTGCGTGCCGGACACCAGCGCCAAGCAACGCCTGATCGCCAGCTTCGACCTGGAAAAAACCATTCCTTCCTATGCCCTCGGCTACCGCTGGGACATCGTCCTGCGCGGCCGCGACGCCACGCCGATGGAGAAATGA
- the pcaG gene encoding protocatechuate 3,4-dioxygenase subunit alpha: MSLYATTSHTVGPYYHIGLTWLNREDLTVAATLGERVAITGQVLDGNGDVVNDAMLEVWQANAAGKYDHPEDEQDKAVDPNFEGFGRVPVDAEGRFRFTTIKPGSVPGLGGTTQAPHLVVLVFARGLVKHLLTRIYFDGEALNGDDALLGCVPAERRDTLIAKPDAAGVYQWNVILQGTDKETVFFDY; the protein is encoded by the coding sequence ATGAGCCTTTACGCAACCACGTCCCACACCGTCGGGCCGTATTACCACATCGGCCTGACCTGGCTGAACCGCGAAGACCTGACCGTCGCCGCCACCCTCGGCGAACGCGTGGCGATCACTGGGCAAGTGCTGGACGGCAACGGTGATGTGGTCAACGACGCCATGCTCGAGGTGTGGCAGGCGAACGCCGCCGGCAAGTACGACCACCCGGAAGACGAGCAGGACAAGGCGGTAGACCCAAACTTCGAAGGCTTTGGCCGCGTGCCGGTGGATGCTGAAGGGCGTTTTCGCTTTACCACGATCAAGCCGGGCAGCGTGCCGGGGCTTGGGGGCACGACCCAGGCGCCGCATCTGGTGGTGCTGGTGTTTGCGCGCGGGCTGGTCAAGCACCTGCTGACGCGGATTTATTTTGACGGTGAAGCGTTGAATGGCGATGACGCATTGCTGGGCTGTGTGCCGGCGGAGCGTCGCGACACCTTGATTGCGAAGCCGGATGCGGCGGGTGTGTATCAGTGGAATGTGATTTTGCAAGGGACAGATAAGGAAACGGTGTTCTTCGATTACTGA
- a CDS encoding MFS family transporter: protein MTTTTSHYTGEERSKRIFAIVGASSGNLVEWFDFYVYAFCAIYFAPAFFPSDDPTVQLLNTAGVFAAGFLMRPIGGWLFGRVADKHGRKNSMMISVLMMCAGSLVIAFLPTYKDIGAWAPALLLVARLFQGLSVGGEYGTTATYMSEVALKGQRGFFASFQYVTLIGGQLLAVLVVVILQQILTEEELRAWGWRIPFVIGAIAAVISLLLRRTLKETTSKEMREDKDAGSIVALFRDHGKAFITVLGYTAGGSLIFYTFTTYMQKYLVNTVGMHAKTSSYIMTGALFLYMCMQPLFGMLADKIGRRNSMLWFAGLGTLFTVPILLTLKTVTSPFLAFVLITLALAIVSFYTSISGLVKAEMFPPQVRALGVGLAYAVANAVFGGSAEVVALSLKSIGMENTFYWYVTAMMAVAFLFSLRLPKQAAYLHHDL, encoded by the coding sequence ATGACAACAACAACGAGTCACTACACCGGAGAAGAACGCAGCAAACGGATTTTTGCGATTGTCGGTGCTTCCTCCGGCAACCTGGTCGAATGGTTCGACTTCTACGTCTATGCCTTCTGCGCCATCTATTTTGCCCCGGCGTTTTTTCCATCGGATGACCCCACCGTGCAGCTGCTCAACACCGCTGGGGTGTTCGCTGCCGGGTTCCTGATGCGCCCCATCGGCGGCTGGCTGTTTGGTCGGGTGGCCGACAAGCATGGCCGCAAGAATTCAATGATGATCTCGGTGCTGATGATGTGCGCCGGTTCCCTGGTCATCGCCTTTTTGCCCACTTACAAAGACATCGGTGCCTGGGCGCCGGCGCTGCTGTTGGTGGCGCGGCTGTTCCAGGGCTTGTCGGTGGGTGGCGAATACGGCACCACCGCCACCTACATGAGCGAAGTGGCGCTCAAGGGCCAGCGCGGCTTCTTCGCCTCGTTCCAGTACGTGACCCTGATCGGCGGGCAACTGCTGGCGGTGTTGGTGGTGGTGATCCTGCAACAGATCCTCACCGAAGAAGAATTGCGCGCCTGGGGCTGGCGGATTCCGTTCGTGATCGGCGCCATTGCGGCGGTGATCTCCCTGCTGCTGCGCCGCACCCTCAAGGAAACCACCAGCAAGGAAATGCGCGAAGACAAGGACGCCGGCAGCATCGTCGCGCTGTTCCGTGATCACGGCAAAGCCTTCATTACCGTGCTGGGCTATACCGCCGGCGGCTCACTGATTTTCTACACCTTCACCACCTACATGCAGAAGTACCTGGTGAACACCGTGGGGATGCACGCCAAGACGTCCAGCTACATCATGACCGGCGCGCTGTTTCTCTACATGTGCATGCAGCCGCTGTTCGGCATGCTGGCCGACAAGATCGGCCGGCGCAATTCCATGCTCTGGTTCGCCGGCCTCGGCACGCTGTTCACGGTGCCGATCCTGCTGACCCTGAAAACCGTCACCAGCCCGTTCCTGGCCTTTGTCTTGATCACCCTGGCCCTGGCGATCGTCAGCTTCTACACCTCCATCAGCGGCCTGGTCAAAGCGGAGATGTTCCCACCTCAGGTGCGGGCCTTAGGAGTAGGCCTGGCGTATGCCGTGGCCAACGCGGTGTTCGGTGGTTCGGCCGAAGTCGTCGCGTTGAGCCTGAAGTCCATCGGTATGGAGAACACGTTCTACTGGTATGTCACCGCGATGATGGCCGTGGCGTTCCTGTTCAGCTTGCGCCTGCCCAAGCAGGCCGCTTACTTGCACCATGATTTGTAA
- a CDS encoding 3-carboxy-cis,cis-muconate cycloisomerase, with protein sequence MTLRTSNQLFDAYFTADSMAEVFCDQGRLQGMLDFEAALARAEAQVGLIPQAAVAPIAQACLASLYDVDALSVAIATAGNSAIPLVKALGKLIAAEDAGAERYVHLGATSQDVMDTGLVLQLRDALALIETDLARLGDVLAAQAQRHASTPMAGRTWLQHATPVTLGMKIAGWLGAVTRSRQRLAELKPRLLVLQFGGASGTLAALGEQAMPVAQALAAELQLALPDQPWHTQRDRLVELASVLGLIAGSLGKLGRDVSLLMQTEAAEVFEPSAPGKGGSSTMPHKRNPVGAAVLISAATRVPGLVATLFSAMPQEHERSLGLWHAEWETLPEICRLVSGALKQALLVSEGLEVDAERMARNLDLTQGLVLAEAVSIVLAQRLGRETAHHLLEQCCKRAVAQQRHLRAVLADEPQITAELSSAELDRLLDPANYLGQARTWVSRAVTEHFALTA encoded by the coding sequence ATGACGCTGCGCACGAGCAACCAACTGTTCGACGCTTACTTCACCGCTGACAGCATGGCCGAAGTGTTCTGCGACCAGGGCCGCTTGCAGGGCATGCTGGATTTCGAGGCCGCGCTGGCCCGGGCCGAGGCCCAGGTCGGATTGATCCCGCAGGCCGCCGTGGCCCCGATTGCCCAGGCTTGCCTGGCCTCGCTGTATGACGTGGATGCGCTCAGCGTGGCGATTGCCACTGCGGGCAACTCTGCCATTCCGTTGGTCAAGGCGCTGGGCAAGTTGATTGCCGCTGAAGATGCAGGGGCCGAGCGCTATGTGCACCTGGGCGCCACCAGCCAGGATGTGATGGACACCGGACTGGTCTTGCAACTGCGCGACGCGCTGGCGTTGATCGAAACGGACCTGGCGCGCCTGGGTGATGTGCTGGCCGCCCAGGCGCAGCGGCATGCGTCGACGCCTATGGCTGGCCGCACCTGGCTGCAACATGCCACGCCCGTCACCCTGGGCATGAAAATCGCCGGCTGGCTGGGCGCGGTGACGCGCAGTCGTCAGCGGCTGGCGGAGTTGAAACCGCGTTTGCTGGTGCTGCAGTTTGGCGGCGCGTCGGGCACCCTGGCCGCGCTCGGCGAGCAGGCCATGCCGGTGGCGCAGGCCTTGGCCGCGGAGTTGCAACTGGCCCTGCCTGATCAGCCCTGGCACACGCAACGAGATCGCCTGGTGGAGTTGGCCAGCGTGCTTGGCCTGATCGCCGGCAGCCTCGGCAAGCTGGGCCGTGACGTCAGCCTGTTGATGCAAACCGAAGCGGCGGAAGTGTTCGAGCCCTCGGCGCCGGGCAAGGGCGGTTCGTCGACCATGCCCCACAAGCGCAACCCGGTGGGCGCCGCCGTGCTGATCAGCGCCGCGACCCGCGTTCCCGGCCTGGTGGCGACGCTGTTCAGCGCCATGCCCCAGGAGCACGAACGCAGCCTGGGGCTGTGGCATGCCGAATGGGAAACCTTGCCCGAGATCTGCCGACTGGTGTCCGGCGCGCTGAAGCAGGCGCTGTTGGTCAGCGAAGGCTTGGAGGTGGACGCCGAGCGTATGGCCCGCAACCTCGACCTGACCCAAGGCCTGGTGCTGGCCGAAGCCGTGAGCATCGTGCTGGCCCAACGTCTGGGCCGTGAGACGGCGCATCACCTGCTGGAGCAATGCTGCAAACGCGCCGTCGCCCAGCAGCGGCATTTACGTGCCGTGCTGGCGGATGAGCCGCAGATCACCGCCGAGTTGTCATCGGCCGAACTGGATCGCTTGCTCGATCCGGCCAACTATCTCGGCCAGGCCCGTACCTGGGTCAGTCGCGCCGTGACCGAACACTTTGCATTGACCGCGTAA
- the pcaD gene encoding 3-oxoadipate enol-lactonase, which translates to MAFVQLAEGELHYQLDGPADAPVLVLSNSLGTDLHMWDIQIPAFTEHFRVLRFDTRGHGRSLVTEGPYSIEQLGHDVLALLDALDIQRAHFCGLSMGGLIGQWLGINAGKRLNRLVVCNTAAKIGTLDVWNPRIEMVLRDGAAAMVALRDASIARWFTADFAAAHPHQAKQITDMLAATSPEGYAANCAAVRDADFREQLASIKAPTLAIAGTEDAVTPPAGSHFIQNHVQGAEYAEFYAAHLSNVQAGAAFSDRVIEFLLGR; encoded by the coding sequence GTGGCTTTCGTACAACTCGCCGAGGGCGAACTGCATTACCAACTCGATGGGCCCGCCGATGCACCGGTACTGGTGCTGTCCAACTCCCTGGGCACCGACCTGCATATGTGGGACATCCAGATCCCGGCATTCACCGAACACTTTCGGGTACTGCGCTTCGATACCCGCGGCCATGGCCGGTCGCTGGTGACCGAGGGGCCTTACAGCATCGAACAACTGGGCCACGATGTACTCGCGCTGCTGGATGCGCTGGATATTCAACGCGCGCATTTTTGCGGGCTGTCCATGGGCGGGCTGATCGGCCAGTGGCTGGGCATCAACGCAGGGAAGCGGCTTAATCGCCTGGTGGTGTGCAACACCGCCGCCAAGATCGGCACGCTGGATGTGTGGAACCCACGTATTGAAATGGTGTTGCGCGATGGCGCGGCGGCGATGGTCGCGCTGCGCGATGCCTCGATTGCGCGCTGGTTCACCGCCGATTTTGCCGCCGCCCACCCTCACCAGGCCAAGCAGATCACCGACATGCTCGCGGCCACCTCGCCCGAGGGTTATGCCGCCAACTGCGCGGCGGTGCGTGATGCGGATTTCCGTGAACAGCTGGCGTCGATCAAGGCCCCGACCCTGGCGATTGCCGGCACTGAAGACGCGGTGACACCGCCCGCCGGCAGCCACTTTATCCAGAACCACGTACAGGGGGCCGAATACGCCGAGTTCTATGCGGCGCACCTGTCCAATGTCCAGGCCGGCGCTGCCTTCAGCGACCGCGTGATTGAATTTCTGCTGGGCCGTTGA
- the pcaC gene encoding 4-carboxymuconolactone decarboxylase, whose product MDEKQRYAEGLQVRREVLGDAHVERSLNALTEFNSEFQEMITRHAWGDIWTRPGLPRHTRSLITIAMLIGMNRTDELKLHLRAAASNGVTRAEIKEVLMQSAIYCGIPAANATFHLAESVWDELGVESRKT is encoded by the coding sequence GTGGACGAGAAACAACGTTATGCCGAAGGTTTGCAGGTGCGCCGCGAAGTGCTGGGGGACGCCCATGTCGAGCGCAGCCTCAACGCGCTGACCGAATTCAACAGTGAGTTCCAGGAAATGATCACCCGCCATGCCTGGGGCGACATCTGGACCCGCCCTGGCTTGCCACGGCACACCCGCAGCCTGATCACCATCGCCATGCTGATCGGCATGAACCGCACCGACGAGCTGAAGCTGCATTTGCGCGCCGCCGCCAGCAACGGCGTGACCCGCGCCGAAATCAAGGAAGTGCTGATGCAAAGCGCGATCTACTGCGGCATACCGGCAGCGAATGCAACGTTCCACCTGGCCGAGTCGGTGTGGGATGAGCTGGGCGTCGAGTCCCGCAAGACCTGA
- a CDS encoding polysaccharide deacetylase family protein, translating into MKTFATALAVFALALSLGGCIGSPIALTPQTEQRLQTQAPIRFLLTFDDGPSASGYNNPSRSVVADLANNPVLPGIKAVFFLQTEAARSGGSARGRKTMEREYAAGHVLAFHTATAFHTNHRWLNDAELERTLTEGAAHIAGITGTPPLLVRPPFWNYDRRTFAAYQRHGMQVLLTDLSANDGKIWGFNASPRRRANLYRQLSMVRERIALGELPSVDGVIPVVVTFHDINRYTARHMQEYLQILMDSARINGLKTAAEPFYTDRAALQRAALARTVKDVNEPVHLPGVWNWVWDADSN; encoded by the coding sequence ATGAAAACCTTCGCTACAGCACTCGCCGTGTTTGCCCTGGCCCTGAGCCTGGGCGGCTGTATCGGCTCGCCCATCGCCCTGACGCCGCAGACCGAGCAGCGCCTGCAAACCCAGGCGCCGATCCGTTTTCTGCTGACCTTCGATGACGGCCCAAGCGCCTCGGGATACAACAACCCGAGCCGTTCGGTGGTGGCCGACCTGGCCAATAACCCGGTGCTGCCGGGGATCAAGGCGGTGTTTTTCCTGCAGACCGAAGCCGCCCGTTCAGGGGGCAGCGCGCGCGGGCGCAAGACCATGGAGCGCGAGTACGCCGCCGGCCATGTCCTGGCCTTCCACACCGCGACGGCATTTCATACCAATCATCGCTGGCTCAATGACGCCGAGCTGGAACGCACCCTCACCGAAGGCGCCGCGCACATTGCCGGCATTACCGGCACACCGCCACTGCTGGTGCGACCACCGTTCTGGAACTACGACCGCCGCACCTTCGCCGCCTATCAGCGCCACGGCATGCAGGTATTGCTGACCGACCTGAGTGCTAATGACGGCAAAATCTGGGGCTTCAACGCCAGCCCCCGCCGCCGCGCCAACCTGTACCGGCAGCTGTCCATGGTGCGTGAGCGCATCGCGCTGGGTGAGTTGCCGTCGGTAGACGGCGTGATACCCGTGGTGGTGACCTTCCACGACATCAACCGCTACACCGCACGGCATATGCAGGAATACCTGCAGATCCTGATGGACAGCGCACGCATCAACGGCCTGAAGACCGCTGCCGAGCCGTTCTACACCGACCGTGCAGCGCTGCAACGCGCGGCCCTGGCGCGGACGGTCAAGGATGTAAACGAACCGGTGCACCTGCCGGGGGTGTGGAATTGGGTGTGGGATGCCGATTCCAACTGA